A single region of the Candidatus Zixiibacteriota bacterium genome encodes:
- a CDS encoding mechanosensitive ion channel family protein, protein MPALLSERFIARLLDLSVSFGIAAVRIVLILAAAYFGLKLLRLPLRRMEALLTRAAQATETVPGAGAKRIVTLTSVLWTIIVCVVWFVATLVALGEVGVDVGPILAGAGIVGIAVGFGAQHLVRDLVSGFFLILENQIRVGDVAIINGTGGLVEAISFRTVVLRDLAGVVHVFPNGSINTLANMTKEWSGYVIDVGVGYREDTDRVIDVMQRVSEEMRADPQYGSAMLEPIEIFGVDSFGESAVTIKARLKTLPLQQFTVGREYRRRLKKAFDAEGIEIPYPHRVVHVAQAPEAVRPGAPAGRTS, encoded by the coding sequence ATGCCAGCTCTCTTGTCGGAACGCTTTATCGCGAGGCTGCTCGATTTGAGCGTGAGTTTCGGGATCGCCGCGGTGCGGATCGTGCTGATCCTCGCCGCCGCCTATTTCGGGCTCAAGCTGCTCCGCTTGCCCCTCAGGCGGATGGAAGCGCTTCTCACCCGCGCCGCCCAGGCTACCGAAACCGTGCCGGGCGCGGGGGCCAAGAGAATCGTGACGCTTACCAGCGTTCTCTGGACGATCATCGTCTGCGTGGTCTGGTTCGTCGCCACCCTGGTGGCGCTCGGCGAGGTCGGGGTCGACGTCGGGCCCATCCTGGCGGGCGCCGGCATCGTCGGCATCGCCGTCGGCTTCGGCGCGCAGCATCTGGTGCGCGATCTCGTCAGCGGCTTCTTCCTGATCCTGGAGAACCAGATCCGCGTCGGCGACGTCGCGATCATCAACGGCACCGGCGGCCTCGTCGAAGCGATCTCGTTCCGCACCGTGGTGCTGCGCGATCTCGCGGGCGTGGTGCACGTCTTTCCCAACGGCTCGATCAACACGCTGGCGAACATGACCAAGGAGTGGTCCGGTTACGTCATCGACGTCGGCGTCGGCTACCGCGAGGATACCGACCGCGTCATCGACGTCATGCAGCGGGTGTCCGAGGAGATGCGGGCCGACCCTCAGTACGGCTCCGCGATGCTCGAGCCGATCGAGATCTTCGGGGTGGACAGCTTCGGGGAATCGGCGGTCACGATCAAGGCGCGCCTCAAAACGCTGCCGCTCCAGCAATTCACCGTCGGGCGCGAATACCGGCGGCGGCTGAAGAAGGCGTTCGACGCCGAAGGCATCGAGATTCCGTATCCGCACCGGGTGGTCCACGTGGCGCAAGCCCCGGAGGCCGTGCGCCCCGGCGCGCCGGCGGGCCGGACGTCGTGA